A window from Dysidea avara chromosome 2, odDysAvar1.4, whole genome shotgun sequence encodes these proteins:
- the LOC136246498 gene encoding uncharacterized protein has product MTKKFALVEWIADEQFGTMPVSAVQDADKDKLHVGMKTKIRYLVKGKRYYDVEILKLSGDYHSLQADAQKLADYELTKEKFLGCAVTSSSSSEPDHVTSDATIAKPLPKTKKTNTPKSVPPKKKKGSAEREEEIKLALQKAKNMDSRASMMDITNSTEVEKQTTLAVDKEKQTAERRERQSKKKCENQPTSAANFTSTDKSNVTYVSRYDYDQYNYGSYENDSDSYWNAQNYLDDSYYEEEYNHPYTDYSGYNTSSPFPGSGAPVLCNDHCKLTIVH; this is encoded by the exons ATGACGAAGAAGTTCGCCCTTGTGGAATGGATAGCAGACGAGCAATTTGGAACGATGCCCGTGTCAGCAGTACAGGATGCAGACAAGGACAAGCTGCATGTAGGGATGAAAACAAAGATTAGGTATCTTGTCAAAGGGAAACGATACTACGACGTGGAGATTCTTAAGCTATCTG GAGATTATCATTCGTTGCAAGCAGATGCCCAGAAACTAGCTGACTATGAACTCACTAAAGAAAAGTTTTTAGGGTGTGCTGTAACTTCAAGTTCATCGTCAGAGCCAGACCATGTGACAAGTGACGCTACAATTGCCAAACCACTGCCAAAAACGAAGAAAACCAATACACCCAAGTCAGTGCCACCTAAAAAAAAGAAAGGAAGTGCTGAACGAGAGGAAGAGATAAAACTTGCATTGCAAAAAGCAAAAAATATGGATTCAAGAGCCAGCATGATGGATATCACAAATAGTACGGAAGTGGAAAAGCAAA ctactttagcAGTTGACAAGGAGAAGCAAA CAGCTGAAAGAAGGGAGAGGCAAAGCAAGAAGAAATGTGAAAACCAAC CAACCTCTGCTGCAAACTTCACAAGTACTGATAAATCCAAT GTTACCTATGTATCAAGGTATGACTATGATCAATATAACTATGGAAGCTATGAAAATGACAGTGACAGCTATTGGAATGCACAAAATTATTTG GATGACTCATACTATGAAGAAGAATACAATCATCCATACACTGACTATTCT GGTTATAATACTTCTAGTCCATTTCCAGGATCAGGAGCACCTGTGCTTTGTAATGACCACTGTAAGCTAACAATTGTTCATTAA